The following proteins are co-located in the Synchiropus splendidus isolate RoL2022-P1 chromosome 14, RoL_Sspl_1.0, whole genome shotgun sequence genome:
- the kbtbd4 gene encoding kelch repeat and BTB domain-containing protein 4 — protein MESADDGGFSVGGSLGEDNYFLGYTFTDRSHSSRVVKSIMDLSLEDGLFADVTVTVDSKEFHLHRLVLSAQSTFFRSMFTSNLKESHDRNIELKDVSASVFQLLIGYIYHGTIKLSVDELQDTYEMADMYQLTSLFEECSRFLSRTVEVKNCLQVMWLADRHSDQELYTAAKQCAKIHLAQLYQTDEYLNLPFRLLLDILKDGVPSSQNPTAAIETWTNFNKVERERFSCILQENLKEIGENVHIYLIGKEEMRTHSLAVSLHCDEDDAISVSGQNSLCHQITAACKHGGDLYVVGGSIPRRMWKCNMHTMDWERCAPLPRDRLHHTMVSVASEDTIYSLGGKTLQDSLSNAVIYYTVKDNMWTETSQLDTAVSGAAGVNLGGTIYLLGGEENDMDFFTKPSRLIQCFDTSTQKCEIKPYLLPFAGFMHAAVHMDVIFIVAEGDSLICYNPLLESFTRLRFPEVWSCVPSLWKVASCNGCIYVFRDKCKKGDANTLKLNPATSVVSVIRGIKILLTNWQFVLA, from the exons ATGGAGTCTGCCGATGATGGGGGCTTCAGTGTTGGAGGCTCTCTGGGAGAGGACAACTATTTTTTAGGCTACACCTTCACTGACCGTTCACATTCCAGCCGTGTGGTGAAGAGCATAATGGACTTGAGCTTGGAAGATGGCCTTTTTGCTGACGTGACCGTCACTGTGGACAGCAAGGAGTTTCATCTACACCGGCTGGTGCTTTCTGCGCAGAGTACTTTCTTCCGAtccatgttcacctccaacctCAAAGAGTCCCACGACCGCAATATTGAGCTGAAGGACGTCAGCGCCTCTGTTTTTCAGCTTCTGATTGGCTATATTTATCATGGAACTATTAAACTCAGCGTGGACGAGCTGCAGGACACGTATGAGATGGCGGACATGTACCAGTTAACGTCTCTATTTGAGGAGTGTTCGCGTTTTCTCTCACGGACAGTGGAAGTTAAAAACTGCCTGCAG GTCATGTGGCTCGCTGACCGGCACAGTGACCAGGAGTTGTACACTGCTGCCAAACAATGTGCCAAGATCCACCTCGCACAACTTTACCAGACCGATGAATATCTCAATCTGCCTTTCCGTCTGCTGCTAGACATCCTCAAAG ATGGCGTCCCAAGCTCCCAAAATCCAACTGCAGCCATTGAAACATGGACAAACTTCAACaaagtggagagagagaggttttCTTGTATTCTCCAGGAAAACCTGAag GAAATTGGGGAAAATGTCCACATTTACCTGATTGGTAAAGAGGAGATGAGGACTCACTCCTTGGCTGTGTCGCTTCACTGCGACGAGGACGACGCCATCAGTGTGAGTGGACAGAACAGTTTATGTCACCAGATCACAGCAGCATGCAAACATGGAGGGGATCTGTATGTGGTGGGGGGCTCCATCCCTCGCCGCATGTGGAAGTGCAACATGCACACCATGGACTGGGAGCGCTGTGCCCCACTGCCCCGTGACCGCCTTCACCACACCATGGTGTCTGTGGCCTCCGAGGACACCATCTACTCCCTGGGAGGAAAGACGTTGCAGGACAGTCTCTCTAATGCTGTCATCTACTACACTGTGAAGGACAACATGTGGACAGAGACCAGTCAGCTGGACACTGCTGTCTCGGGGGCTGCCGGGGTCAACCTCGGCGGCACCATATACTTGCTGGGAGGGGAGGAGAACGACATGGACTTTTTTACCAAGCCATCTCGCCTGATTCAGTGCTTCGACACAAGCACCCAGAAGTGTGAGATCAAACCTTACCTGCTCCCATTCGCTGGTTTCATGCATGCAGCAGTGCACATGGACGTGATCTTCATCGTGGCAGAAGGAGACTCTCTGATCTGCTACAACCCTTTGCTGGAGAGCTTCACAAGACTGCGCTTCCCTGAAGTCTGGAGCTGCGTGCCGTCTCTCTGGAAGGTGGCCAGCTGTAACGGCTGCATCTATGTTTTCAGGGACAAATGTAAGAAGGGAGACGCAAACACGCTGAAGCTCAACCCTGCCACGTCTGTCGTCTCTGTCATCAGAGGAATCAAAATTCTCCTGACAAACTGGCAGTTTGTGTTGGCCTGA